The segment ATCGTTGTAGGCGGTGTCGAACGCGAGGGTGTCGATGCCCAGTTCGATGGCGAATCCGCGGAAGGTCGCATCCGCGGGCTCTTGCTGTTCACCCCACTGGCTCTGCGTCTCGAACATCTTCTTGTACATCGGCTCGAACTTGCCCTGCTGGGCGGCGGCCTCGACGGCCCGTGCCGCCCGCTCGGCGTTGAAGTGCGATTGGATGGGGAAGTAGCGGACCACAAAGTTGACCCGGTCGGCATACTCGGTGCGTAGCTGCTCGACGAGTGGGAACGCTGCCCGGCAAGCTTCACATTCGAAGTCCAGAAACTCGACGAAGGTGACATCGCTGTCGGGCGCGGTGCTGAGGCGATGACTGTTGTCTCGAACGAGCTGCCCGGCGTCTTCGACCTGCCCTTGGGCAGTGACGGTGGATGCATCCCGCACGGACAGGTACACGCCCGCGCCGATGACGGCGGTGATGACCACAAATGCGGTCAACAGAAGTCGTGTGAGAGGGGCCACCAGTGCACATCCTTTTGCCTATAGCGGCTGTTGTCGCCACGTGTTCCTGGACGTGCAGCCGTAAGATCAATTATATACGTAGTAAGGCAGTAGATAGTTCAACGGTTACGCAGTGGGCATAAGCGCCACGGCAACAGTCGGTTACGTCTGCGGCTCATCGGTCGGAGGGCCACCCCGCGCCAGATGTACTCGGGGTGGGCGCCCCGCGCGAAACATGATGGTGGCGATGATTATCAGGCCGATGGCCGCGGCTCCCAAAATCCAGAAGGCCGGATTTGATCCGGACTCCTGCTGATCGGGGTGCGAGTCGTCGTAGCTGTGGGTGGTGGGGGTCGTGATGGTCGGTGAGGGTGTCGACGACGTCGAGGCAACCGCTTGGGCCGTAGCCGGCAGTGCTGCGAAGAGGACAAAGACCGTCACGGCGATCGCCGAAAATAATGCGACCAGACGGGGGGTCATCGCACGAAATAGATCACGGCGAACAGTGCGATCCAGACGATGTCCACGAAGTGCCAGTAATACGAGACGACGATTGCCGCTGTTGCCTGGGCGGGGGTGAACTTACTCATTCTCGTACGCACCAACAGCATTGCGAAGGCCACCAGTCCACCGATCACGTGCAGTCCGTGAAACCCGGTGGCCAAGTAAAAGACCGATCCGTAGGCGCTGCTGGCGATGGTGGTCCCTTCGCCGACGAGTTTGATGTACTCATAGCCTTGGCCCAGGACGAAGAACAGGCCCATGACCAGGGTGACGGCATACCATCGGCGTAGGCCGAAGACATCGCCGCGTTCGGCGGCGAACACCCCCATCTGGCAGGTCAGCGAGGACGCGACCAGCACCAGCGTCACGGGTACTGCCAGTGCCAGATTCAACTCGGTGGGCTCTGGAGGCCACGTATCGGCCTGCGCGCGCGCCGTGAAGTACATCGCGAACAAACCGGCGAAGAACATCAGTTCACTTGAAAGCCACACGATGGTGCCCACGGCGACCATGTTCGGCCGATTCAGGGAGTGGACCTTCGCCGTGATGGCGGTTCCGCTTGTCATCGTGTTCCTCACGGTGTGGCCTACTGCGCGATCTACGTATTAAGTACGTACTATTGCACACGGTGGAGGGTGTTCCAACTGCGACGGCCCCAGGTTTGAATATCAGCCGGTCGGCACCAAGATATTCGCTTGGTTTATAACAGTATTGAGATGTGCCGCTCGTGTGTGCGCGTGGATTGCGCGGGCGTCACGGCGCTCTCGATCGCCGCGCATGGACATATGGCCCAAATTTCCGTAATCTTCCTGTGATCTACGTAGTTAGTACGTAAATTCTGGTGATGTCATGTAAGGAGCCCACGTGCGCTACAGCTACGGGCAGGCGACGTCGCGTAGGGCCTGGCGTAGGACGGTCGTCTGTGCTCTGGTGTCTGCTGTAGTCCTCGCCGGCGCGAGTCCGGTCAGCGCCGATCCCGCCGCCGACGCTCTTGTGCGGATGAACGAACTTTCCCGCGAGGCCGAGCGATTGACCGAGCAGATGTACAGCGCGGAGATTGATCTCGAATCGAAGTCGGTCGCTCAGCGCGCCGCCGAGGAACGCCACCTCGCCAACCTCGCCGCGTCAGCGGCAGCGGGCAGCGAGCTTGCGGGCTATCAGGCGGCGGTGGACGACGCCGCAGCTGCCGCCTATATGGCCGGATCGACGAGCACGCTCGGTGCCGTCCTGGTCGCGCCTTCGCCCCAGCGGTTGATTGAGGACCTGGCGCTGCGAACGTCGATGGCGCGCCAAATGACCGCAAGGATGGCCGGATATCGCAACGCCACACTGAGAGCCCAAGCTGCCGGCCGGTCGTCGCAAGCCTCCGCGGACCAGGCGCGGGCCGCCGCGGCGCAAGCCGCCGCGGTCCGGGCCGATCTGCAGGCCAAACAGAGCCTCCTCAAAGACCAGATCAGTTCCGTCGAGGAGCAGTATCGAGCCTTGACCCCAGAGCAGCGAGTCGTGCTGGCAGACCCCGGACCTGTCGCGGCGCCCCCCGCGCCTACGCCGGATCCCGCGATCCTCGCAATGCCTGATGCCGCGCCCCCGGTCGCCGGTTCCGGGGGCGGCACGGTCGCGGTGCAGGCCGCCATGAGTCGCATCGGCTCGCCGTACTCATGGGGGGCCACCGGCCCGGCGTCGTTTGACTGTTCCGGGCTGATCAAGTGGGCGTTCTTGCAGGAAGGAAAGTCGCTTCCGCGCTCCAGTCAGGCACTCGCTGCCGGCGGGCAGGACGTTGCCGTCGACGCCCTGCAACCCGGCGATATCGTGACGTTCTACGCAGATGCATCCCACGCGGGCATCTACATCGGCGACGGCAACATGGTGCATGCCTCCACGTATGGCACACCGGTGAAGGTCGCTCCGATATCGTCGGCGCCAATCTACAACGCGCGGCGATACTAGTCCGCAGGGTTGGGCGAGACGATCAGCGTGCAGTTTGCAGGATTGGGTGAGTTGGAAGCCACGGTCATGGATCGTGTGTGGGCCAATGCGCAGGGTGTGACGGTGCGCGCGGTGTTTGAAGAGCTCTGCGTAACGCGCCAGATCGCCTACACAACAGTACTTTCCACCCTCGACAACCTGCATCGCAAAGGCTGGGTGCGGCGCGACCGTGAACACAAGGCCTACCGCTACTGGGCGACAATGACCCGCGAGGAGCGTTCTGCGAACCTGATGCGCGCAGCGCTGGAGGCCGGCGGAAATCCCGACGCGGTCTTCGCCTCACTCTTTGAACAGATGTCATCCGATGAGTCCGCACTGTTGCGCGAGGCGCTGCGTCAGGTGGATTCGCGATACCGCTAGGCCGCAGCGTTGCCGGCCTTCCACTGCTCCCACGGGATGTTCCAGTCGCCGAGACCGTCGATGCCTGGCAGCATCGGTCCGACGGTGTTGACGACCTCGACGATGTCACCGCGTTTGGTGTTGTCGTAGAACCATTTCGCGTTCTCGGTGCTCGCGTTGAGGCAACCGTGGCTGACATTGGTGCGGCCCTGACTGCCGACCGACCAAGGTGCCGCGTGCACGAAGATCCCACTGTAGGACATCCGGGTGGCCCACTTGACCTCGGTGCGATACCCGTCGGGTGAGTTCACCGCAACCCCGTAGGTCGAGGAATCCATCACCATGTCCGCAAGGCGTTCGGCCACGATATAGGTGCCGTTGTCGGTCGGCGTGCTGTCCTTGCCCATCGAGATCGGCATCGACTTAGCGACCTCACCGTTGACCCGCACCGTCAGCGTCTTGGTGGCGTCATCGGCGGTGGCGATGACCTCATCACCGATGGTGAACCCGGTGGTGACATCATCCTGGCCGAACAAGCCGTCGCCCAAATCAACACCGTAGGTGTTCACCCGAACGTCGACTTTGGTGCCGGGCTTCCAGTACTGCGCAGGACGCCACCGCATCTCACGGCCGCTGAGCCAGTAGAACGCACCCTCCACCTCAGGTGTGGTGGTGACGGTGACGGCACGCTGTGCGGCCAACCGGTCCGGGATCACTTCGTCGAAAGTCACCGAAATTGGCTGGCCGACACCGACCACCGCGCCGTCGTCGGGCATGACATAAGGCATCGTCAGGTTCTGCGGGGAATGCGTCTCGAAGGTGGCGCTGGTGTGCGTCACCCCGCCCAATCCGAGGGCGTCGGCGTTAAGCGTGTATTCCTTGTTGTAGCCCAGTGGTTCGGCCGAGCGCCAGGAGACACCGTCTGCGCTCAGTTCGCCGGCGACCATCCGGCCCTGCGCATTAACCAAGGTCACCTCGCCGAGGACGCCGGCCTCGACGCTGACAGTCACCGGTTCCTCGACGGTGACCCCGATATCGCCATCGGCGACCGAAGCCTGCAGTTTAGGGACGAGCAGGTCACCGTAGGGTGTGCCCTTCTCAATCGGTTGTGCCTCGGGCGTCCGCGGTGACGAACTGCAGGCGCCCAAACCCAAGACCAGCGCTACCAGAGTGACCAGTGTCAGCGTCGTGGTCCGCACGGTGCCTTGCATGCGTACCGTTGATGTCGCCCGCCTCATCAATGCCGTCCTGTCCGTCGCCGAGAATCTGTTGCGCTACCATCCTACGTAGCTGCTACGTATATGCACGTCAGCGCGTGACCGCGCCGGATTATCGACCCCACAGGGAAGTGAACTGTTGTTGAAGACACGCGCCGGCCGTGCCTGGCTGACCGCTTTTGCCGTCGTCACCATCGTGGCGGTGGCAGTGGTTCTGCTGATCACCCGCGGGGACAACGACGATCGCCGGGCTGCGCCGGCGCCCTCCGGCACCGCCGACACCGGCGCCGCGCAGGTGGTGCGCGACAGCAGCCACCGCCTCACCGATCCGCCGGACCCCGAGGCCACCCTCGTGGAGTTCCTCGACTTCGAGTGCGAGGGCTGCCGCGCCGCCTACCCGCTCGTCGAGGAGCTGCGCACCGAATACGGCGACCGCGTCGAGTTCGTGCTGCGCTACTTCCCGTTGTCGGGGCACTTCAACGGTGAGCGTGCCGCGCGCGCCGTGGAGGCCGCCGCGCAGCAGGGCCAACTCGAAGCGATGTACCGGAAGATGTTCGACACCCAGGCCGAATGGGGTGAGCAACGGGTACCCGCCGACGACGTTTTCCGAGGGTTCGCCGCCGACCTCGGTCTGGACATGACGGCCTTCGAGGCCGCCTACAACGACCCGGCGACACTGGAACGCATCCGTGTCGATCAGCGCGACGGCGAAATGCTCGGTGTGATGGGCACACCCACCTTCTTCGTCAACGGCCAGCAGATCGCGCTGCGCCGCGCCGAGGACCTGCGCGCCGCCGTCGAGGACGCGCTGCGGTGAACAGGATCGCCGTCCTGGTCGGCGTTCTGATGGTGTGCGCCGGCCTGATCAGCGCACCGTCCGCCGCGGCGAACTGCGGTGCCGCCGATCCGCAATGCGTACTGCAGCAGCGCATCGCCGCGGCCGAGAAGTACGTCGCGACCCGCCCGGGAACGGTCGGCTATGTGTTGCGGGACCGGGTCACCGGCGCGCGTTACCGCAATGCCGCTGCCGGGACGCCGATCTGGACGGCGTCGACGATCAAACTTGCGATGGTGGCCGATCTGCTCAGCCGCGAACAGGCCGGATCGCTGCGCCTCACCGCAGCCGACCGCGAGCAGATGGTCGCGATGCTGCGCCGCTCGGACAATGACGCCGCCGACGCGCTGTGGTCGCGTTACGGCGGGACGGGCAATGTGTTCAACACCAACTTTGCCCGGTACGGCATGAAAAGTGTGCAACCACAATCGGGATTCGGGGATGTGTACCCGTATTGGGGATTTCAGAAGGGCACCGCCGATGATTTCGATGCGCTGATGAACTATGTGCTGACCGGACTCAGCGCCGCCAATGCGGCCGGGGTGGTCGCCGAGATGCAGCGGGTGGACAGCTCGCAGCAGTGGGGTGTGTGGGGTGCCGGTCCTGCGATGAGCCCGGGGAACAAGAACGGGTGGTCGCAGGAGGAGGGCGGCTGGGTGGTCAACTCGGTTGGCTTCGCCGGTCCGGGCCAGCGCTACACCCTGGCGATCATGAACGGTCTCGACGGCGCGGGCGGATACGACGACGGGGTCGAGACGACGACCGAGCTGGCCCGAATCCTGCTGGGACCATAGCGGAAAGGCCTGCCCAGCGCCTGCCTGTGTCGGTGCTAAGCGCAGGACGTAATCGATGCGTGGACGTCGCTATCGCGCGCTTCGCGTAGGGGCCGGCTCCAAGAGCTGGTCGACGGGCGCGTAGTCGTCGGAGAGCGTCTCCGCGTCACCGATCCACCGCCGCAACGCCTCACCTTGCACGACCGTCCACTGCGTTTCCCGAGCGTCCAGAGCAGTCTTGATGGCCTCAAAGTCCAGGGCTCGGTGGGAAGCGGCGACGACAAAGTTGCCGCCATCGGGTGCGAACGCCGCATCCAGGCCGAGATCGCGGGGTTCGCCGACGAGCAGGATGTGATCGAACGCTTGGCTCAGGGTGGCGACTTCAGCACGTGCAAAGGACAGTTGGCCGTAATCGATAAGGTTGGCGACGTACACCCCCGTGCCGTTGAGTGCACGGCGTATATCGGCGATCGCCTCTGTTGTCGTGAGATGCCACGGCACACTGACGCCTCCGAAGGCGTCGCCGACTATCAGATCTCGGCTGCCGGGATCC is part of the Mycobacterium adipatum genome and harbors:
- a CDS encoding DsbA family protein; the encoded protein is MAPLTRLLLTAFVVITAVIGAGVYLSVRDASTVTAQGQVEDAGQLVRDNSHRLSTAPDSDVTFVEFLDFECEACRAAFPLVEQLRTEYADRVNFVVRYFPIQSHFNAERAARAVEAAAQQGKFEPMYKKMFETQSQWGEQQEPADATFRGFAIELGIDTLAFDTAYNDPATLDRINIDVADGEALGVKGTPTIFLDGQQLEFRTYEDMSAAVDKALAK
- a CDS encoding cytochrome c oxidase subunit 3 — translated: MTSGTAITAKVHSLNRPNMVAVGTIVWLSSELMFFAGLFAMYFTARAQADTWPPEPTELNLALAVPVTLVLVASSLTCQMGVFAAERGDVFGLRRWYAVTLVMGLFFVLGQGYEYIKLVGEGTTIASSAYGSVFYLATGFHGLHVIGGLVAFAMLLVRTRMSKFTPAQATAAIVVSYYWHFVDIVWIALFAVIYFVR
- the ripC gene encoding peptidoglycan hydrolase RipC: MRYSYGQATSRRAWRRTVVCALVSAVVLAGASPVSADPAADALVRMNELSREAERLTEQMYSAEIDLESKSVAQRAAEERHLANLAASAAAGSELAGYQAAVDDAAAAAYMAGSTSTLGAVLVAPSPQRLIEDLALRTSMARQMTARMAGYRNATLRAQAAGRSSQASADQARAAAAQAAAVRADLQAKQSLLKDQISSVEEQYRALTPEQRVVLADPGPVAAPPAPTPDPAILAMPDAAPPVAGSGGGTVAVQAAMSRIGSPYSWGATGPASFDCSGLIKWAFLQEGKSLPRSSQALAAGGQDVAVDALQPGDIVTFYADASHAGIYIGDGNMVHASTYGTPVKVAPISSAPIYNARRY
- a CDS encoding BlaI/MecI/CopY family transcriptional regulator; the protein is MDRVWANAQGVTVRAVFEELCVTRQIAYTTVLSTLDNLHRKGWVRRDREHKAYRYWATMTREERSANLMRAALEAGGNPDAVFASLFEQMSSDESALLREALRQVDSRYR
- a CDS encoding L,D-transpeptidase, with the translated sequence MQGTVRTTTLTLVTLVALVLGLGACSSSPRTPEAQPIEKGTPYGDLLVPKLQASVADGDIGVTVEEPVTVSVEAGVLGEVTLVNAQGRMVAGELSADGVSWRSAEPLGYNKEYTLNADALGLGGVTHTSATFETHSPQNLTMPYVMPDDGAVVGVGQPISVTFDEVIPDRLAAQRAVTVTTTPEVEGAFYWLSGREMRWRPAQYWKPGTKVDVRVNTYGVDLGDGLFGQDDVTTGFTIGDEVIATADDATKTLTVRVNGEVAKSMPISMGKDSTPTDNGTYIVAERLADMVMDSSTYGVAVNSPDGYRTEVKWATRMSYSGIFVHAAPWSVGSQGRTNVSHGCLNASTENAKWFYDNTKRGDIVEVVNTVGPMLPGIDGLGDWNIPWEQWKAGNAAA
- a CDS encoding DsbA family protein; the protein is MLKTRAGRAWLTAFAVVTIVAVAVVLLITRGDNDDRRAAPAPSGTADTGAAQVVRDSSHRLTDPPDPEATLVEFLDFECEGCRAAYPLVEELRTEYGDRVEFVLRYFPLSGHFNGERAARAVEAAAQQGQLEAMYRKMFDTQAEWGEQRVPADDVFRGFAADLGLDMTAFEAAYNDPATLERIRVDQRDGEMLGVMGTPTFFVNGQQIALRRAEDLRAAVEDALR
- a CDS encoding serine hydrolase, whose amino-acid sequence is MVCAGLISAPSAAANCGAADPQCVLQQRIAAAEKYVATRPGTVGYVLRDRVTGARYRNAAAGTPIWTASTIKLAMVADLLSREQAGSLRLTAADREQMVAMLRRSDNDAADALWSRYGGTGNVFNTNFARYGMKSVQPQSGFGDVYPYWGFQKGTADDFDALMNYVLTGLSAANAAGVVAEMQRVDSSQQWGVWGAGPAMSPGNKNGWSQEEGGWVVNSVGFAGPGQRYTLAIMNGLDGAGGYDDGVETTTELARILLGP